From a single Streptomyces misionensis genomic region:
- the rplU gene encoding 50S ribosomal protein L21, with product MYAIVRSGGRQHKVAVGDIVEVDKISTAKVGDTVELSTLLVVDGDSVTSDPWVLAGIKVQAEVVDHHKGQKIDILRYKNKTGYRRRQGHRQQYTAIKVTSIPAAAK from the coding sequence GTGTACGCCATCGTGCGCAGCGGTGGTCGCCAGCACAAGGTTGCTGTCGGCGACATCGTTGAGGTTGACAAGATTTCCACTGCCAAGGTGGGCGACACGGTCGAGCTCTCGACCCTGCTCGTCGTCGACGGCGACTCCGTGACCAGCGACCCGTGGGTGCTGGCCGGCATCAAGGTCCAGGCCGAGGTCGTGGACCACCACAAGGGCCAGAAGATCGACATTCTGCGCTACAAGAACAAGACCGGCTACCGCCGTCGGCAGGGCCACCGCCAGCAGTACACGGCGATCAAGGTCACGTCGATCCCCGCAGCTGCGAAGTAA
- the rpmA gene encoding 50S ribosomal protein L27, with amino-acid sequence MAHKKGASSTRNGRDSNAQRLGVKRFGGQVVNAGEILVRQRGTHFHPGAGVGRGGDDTLFALQAGAVEFGTHRGRKVVNIVPVA; translated from the coding sequence ATGGCACACAAGAAGGGCGCATCGTCCACCCGGAACGGTCGCGACTCCAACGCCCAGCGGCTCGGCGTGAAGCGCTTCGGCGGTCAGGTCGTGAACGCTGGTGAGATCCTGGTCCGCCAGCGCGGCACCCACTTCCACCCCGGCGCCGGCGTCGGCCGTGGCGGCGACGACACGCTGTTCGCCCTGCAGGCCGGTGCGGTGGAGTTCGGTACCCACCGTGGCCGCAAGGTCGTGAACATCGTTCCGGTCGCCTGA